GATGGAAGACTTTTCAGTAATCCAGGGGAATTGTGGCCAGAAATTCTGCTTTGGCAGTGACATTGAAAAGCAAAGTGTCTACTGTAGAGAATTTTTGAAGCAAACTTATAATTTCAAATTGCAAGGAGGACAGGAaaggtaagaaaactgaagtataaTGATAATTGGAatgagaatatattttctttatgccTATCATTCATGATTCAACATAGCCGAGTTATAAGATTATACCCATGatcaatagaagaaaaaaataaggttgAATGATTTCTCAGCTGAAGGATTAATGCCTAATActgaaaattctcagaaaatgaaatcagaagcTTGATGAAAGTTCCTTCTGAAGGCATTCAATAAAGTACTGGATCACCACTCATCTCACTGTTGAAATTTGAGTGTACAATAGAAGACTTAATGGTTCTTATTGtaaaaaataacaagtattggaaTCTGCTTGATTATGAAAGATAGTGGTACACTTAAGCAAGTGAgataagcaaaaacaacactcccCCAACTTtaatatagaaaaagcaagagagttccaggaaaacatctacttctgccttattgactatgccaaagcctttgactgtatggatcacaacaaactgttgaaaattctgaaacagatgggaataccagacctccttagccatatcctgagaaatctgtatccaggtcaagaaacaacagttagaaaagggcatggaacaatgaactggttctaaattgggaaaggagtaagtcaaggctgtatactgttatcctgcttatttaacttctaagcagagtacatcatgcaaaatgccaggctggatgaagcacaagctggaatcaagattgctgggagaaatatcaaaataccaaaaacctcagatatgcagatgacaccacccttatggcagaaagtgaagaggaactgaagagcctcttgatgaaaatgaaagtggagaatgaaaactCCAcctaaaagtcaacattcaaaaaactaagatcatggcatctggtcccatcatttcatggcaaatagtaggggaaacaatggaaaaagtgacagactttattttcttgggctccaaaatcactgcagatggtgactgtagccatgaaattaaaagacgcttgttcctttgaagaaaagctatgataaacctagacagcatattaaaaagcaaagacattactttgcgaacaaaggtccatctactcaaagctatggtttttccagtagtcatgtatggatgtgagagttggactataaagaaaactgaatgccaaaaattgatgcttttgaactttgttgttggagaagactattgagagtcccttggacttcaagaagatcagaccagtccatgctaaaggaaatcagtcctgaatattcattggaaggactgatcctaaagctaaagctccaatactttggctacctgatgcgaagaactgactcattggaaaagaccctgatgctgggaaagatggaaggcaggaggagaatgggacaacagaggatgagatggttggatggcctcaccaactcaatggacatgagtttgagtaagctctgggagttggtgatggacaggtaccctggcttgctgcagtccctgagttggcaaagagtaggacatgactgagcgactgaactgaactgaactgaactgaaacttaaaaaGCTACACATTTTTTGGCTACATTTTGGCATTAGAAAGTCCAGATGTTTAGTTTAGAGTGAGAAGGAAGAGTATGTTCGGATTTAGACATCCACAGAGAGAGAAACTTGCAAACACACAGCTATAGTGTAATATTTCTATTCTCAGTAGTACTGACAttctagattatttttcttttggttacaTGTTATTACATGTTGTTCTGTTCCTGGAGAATTAGGAGCATCCTTGAGTTCTACAACAAGATGCCAATTGGTATTGGGCAGTAGGTATCTGGGTGAAGAACTCTGGCAAGAAGCTACAATGATTCAAGAAAATGAACAGACATATTTGTTTTCAAGTGATCAGAGGtagatgtgaaaataaaaaagaaaaagttaaggggaattttttttaacatttcctccaaagccttttaaaataagatatatacTAAATGATAAGAGGTTTTGAAAATGGGTGTCTGTGTTAGGGCACATGATTCTAGTAAGAAATTCTTTGgcagaggaaaattaaaatgatgctCTTTAAATGAAATGAGTCTCCAAAATAAGAAGCTATTTTAAGCAAAGCATTATTGGTCAACAGTGACTGGCTCATAATATTGCTTCCATATTTGCTGCCTGTGTCAGGGAATGAATGGTATGTCCTGCCAATTAGTGACAGTATATAAAGATCCAAGGGAaggagaagacacacacacacttcagaaaCATCGCCTTGCAGTCCACCTGAACCCTCTTGCCTTGACAACATGTGTTGTAACTACTATGGCAACTCCTGTGGCTATGGCTGTGGAAAGAGCTACAGCTGTGGGTTCAGCCCCTATTATGGCTGTGGTTATGGAAGTAGATACGGCTGTGGATACGGCTCAGGATATGGCTGTGGATATGGGACAGGATATGGCTGTGGATTTGGCCCCTATTATGGCTGTGGCTATGGAACCAGATATGGCTGTGGGTATGGCTCTGGCTATGGCAGCTACTGGCCAGTTTGCTACAGGAGATGTTATTCTTCTTGCTTCTAGAACAGCACTAACTAAGCCCTTTTTGTTTCTGAGATGAAGCATCTAAAGATAATGCCGATTCAAGGATTTATAACCCACGATTTCCACTTGCAAGAAATCACATGCATGACAGAGGCTTTGATCTGTAAATACCCACTTCAGATTGGTGTCTTTGAGCCCTGAATCTTCTTGGTAGtatctctgactcttttgcaaatgTTACTCTTTATTCTCTGATTCTCTGTTACGACTGTATTGATGGTCCTAACAAAATCACTTGTTCTCAATAAAAATGGTTCATTGTTTCTATCAAATCTCTGTGTACTTGCTTGGGAATTAGTCTTTTTCCAGGCATTGTAGACTCAGTTGAAAATTGGCCAAACATGATGCATGAAGTTTGAGCTCTTCTTTGATATAATGCAAACACTTCTTTCATATCTGTGTCGGAAATAATGTCTTCTCCACCTGTTTCTTGTATCTTATGTTCTCAGGCACTCACATACCCAAGCACAAATCTCCCAGTATTTCTGAACTGTGCTTTGTAAATCCCACTGTGTCTAGGATGGAACTAAAGggcaaagaggaggaagaatgcCATTTTACTCAGGAAGTTGATGCAAAGTCCAAGGTAGACAAAAGACGACCTGAGAGCTTAAAAGAATGGAAGAGACACTCTCCAGGTTCATGAGAATTAGCATTAGATACAGGAATTAAGAACACGAGCATCAGGAAATaagcaacagaaaaataataatagaaatatcgtcatatgtctgtttttatgtaaTTGCCTATGTATTTGCATATACTGAGGTTGAGGTAATTGATTTCAATCACTTAACTGagacttttgaatatttttgaaaggGTGTCAAATTAACAGTGAAGGCAATGTAGGTAAATTAAAGACAAGCCTCTTGCTTTCAGTGTTATATTCTAGCATGTGCGTATAGAAAAATCAACAGCATAAGTAATTCAGATAATTTGAAACTGACAATTGGAGTGGAGGGAATAAAATAGCTAAATGCAAAAGAGAGTAAAAGTTGTATTAAAGAGCTACTTCAGGGAGGTATTTTGAACTTGTGACAAATAAGCTGATGTGAATCGCAAAGAAAGGGCAGTAGCAAGTGTAAATGCgaaaaattttataaagttttgTAACAATATGATTTGTTAGGCATGTATGAGATAATTCACACATCTAGAAAAGAGTTTTCACAAAGTAACTCTTAACATACCTTCAAAATCTGAAACGTTGTGACTCCCTTAGTtaaagagggcttccttggtggttaagacattaaagaatctgcctgcagctcaGATTTGGggtcaatccttgggttgggaagatcccctgcagaaggcaatgaCTATCCAacccaatattcctgcctgaagtattccatggatagaagagcctggcgggctacagtccatggggttgcaaagagttggacacatctggaCAACTAATACTTTCATACTTTCACTAGTTAAAGAACACTTGAGACATTAAGCTCAGTGAAATGACAAAATGGTGATAATCAATCCAAATGTCTATTAGTTTGTAAATGACACACAAATATTTGAACAGAAATTTGACTTAATCTATCAATTTTTCATTAGAGAAATATTAATTGAGCCCAACTTATGTGCAAGGTATTATAACCAGAGCTGGTTATTCCATGATGCACAGAATAGAGGCGGTTCTTCAGGCATCATTAGGTATGGAGAGGCTTGAGTGAAAGGGTTTAGATATAATGCAATAAAGATGGAAGGCTTTTCAGTAAACCAGGGGAATTATGGCCAGAAATTCTGCTTTGGCAGCGGCATTGTAAAGCAAAGTgttgtactacccaaagcaatctattgattcaatgcaatccctatcaagctacgaacggtatttttcacagagctagaacaaataatttcacaatttgtatggaaatacaaaaaacctcgaatagccaaagctatctttagaaagaagaacggaactggaggaatcaacctacctgacttcagaatctactacaaagccacagtcatcaagacagtatggtactggcacaaagacagaaatatagatcaatggaacaaaatagaaagcccagagataaacctatgcacgtatggacaccttatctttgtcaaaggaggcaagaatatacaatatagaaaagacaatctctttaacaagtggtgctgggaaaactggtcaaccacttgtaaaagaatgaaactagaacactttctaacaccatacacaacaataaactcaagatggattaaagatctaaacataagagcagaaactataaaactcctagaggagaacataggcaaaacactctccgacacacatcacagcaggatcctccatgacccacctcccagaatattggaagtaaaagcaaaaataaacaaatgggatctaattaaaattaaaagcttctgcacaacaaaggaaactataaccaaggtgaaaagacagccttcagaatgggagaaaataatagcaaatgaagcaactgacaaacaactaatctcaaaaatatacaagcaacacctgcagctcaatcccagaaaaataaacgacccaatcaaaaaatgggccaaagaactaaatagacatttctccaaagaagacatacagatgggtaacaaacacatgaaaagatgcttaacatcactcattatcagagaaatacaaatcaaaaccactatgaggtaccatttcacgccagtcagaatggctgtgatccaaaagtctacaagcaataaatgctggagggggtgtggagaaaagggaaccctcttacactgttggtgggaatgcaaactaatacagccactatggagaacagtgtggagattccttacaaaactggaaatagaactgccatatgacccagcaatcccactgctgggcatacacactgaggaaaccagaactgaaagagacacgtgtaccccaatgtttattgtggcactgtttaaaatagccaggatgtgaaagcaacctagatgtccatcagcagatgaatggataagaaagcagtggtacatatacacaatggagtattactcagccattaaaaagaatacatttgaatcagttctaatgaggtagatgaaactggagtctattatacagagtgaagtaagccagaaagaaaaacacgagtactgtatactaatgcatatatatggcatttagaaagatggtaacaataaccctgtatatgagacagcaaaagagacacagatgtatagaacagtcttttggactctgtgggagagggagggggggatgatttgggagaatggcattgaaacgtataatatcctataagaaacgaatcaccagtacaggtttgatgcaggatacaggaagcttggggctggtgccctgggatgacccagagggatggtatggggagggaggtgagaggggagttcaggattgggaacacgtgtatacccgtggaggatgcatgttgatgtatgggaaaaccgatacaatattgtaaagtaaaataataataatagtaatttttaaaaataaataaataaataaaaattacatatgttaaaaaaaaagaaacgcaAAATGCCTACTGTAGAGAATTTGTGAAGCAAACTTATAATTTCAAATTGCAATGAGGACCGGAAAGGTAAGAAAACTAAAGCATAATGATGATTAGAATgaggatatattttctttatgccCACCATTCATGATTCAACATAGCAGAATCATAAGATTATACCCGTAatcaatagaagaaaaaaaaaggtttaatgaTTTCTCAGCTGAAGGAAAAATGCCTAATATTGAAAATTCTCAGAAATGAAATCAGAAGCTTGGTGAAAGTTTCTTCTGAAGGCCTTCAATAAAGTACTGGATCACCACTCATCTCACTGTTGTTGAAATTTGAGTGTGCAATAGAAGACTTCATGGTTCTTATTGCAAAAAATAACAAGTTATGGAATCTGCTTGATTATGAAAGATTATGAAAGGTACAACTAAGCAAGTGAGACAAACAAAaataccccccccccccaccaaactTTAAAATGGAACAATTGACAGTGCTAGTCAGTCAATTGACACTGTAAAATCTAATGAGATTTTGAATTTATAGATCAAAATGGGGAGAACTGATAGATTTGCAATATGCTGATGGGTCTAATCTGTCTAATTGTTACTTAGatcttcttcagtttttcttaataattttctgcagtttttaGTGTAGaggtttatatataaattataaaatatattcctaAGAATTTGGTGGTTTTTAATGATATTACaactaataaatacattaaaactttTTACTTTTGTAAGTTCCTATGTTGCAAATAAGTGaaaattcaactgaaaaaaattaaataaaatagaacaagcaagagagttccagaaaaacatctacttctgctttattgactatgccaaagcctttaactgtgtggatcacaataaactgaggaaaatctttcaagagatgggaataccagaccacatttcctgtctcctgaaaaacctgtatgcaggtcaagaagcagcagttagaactggacatggaacaatgaactggttccaaattggaaaagcagtaagtcaaggctgtatactgtcatcctgcttattcattttctaagcggagtacatcatgcgaaataccaagctggatgaagcacaagctggaatcaagattagtgggagaaatataaataatctcagatatgcagatgacaccacctatatggcagaaagtgaagaggaactgaagagcctcttgatgaaagtgaaagaggagaatgaaatggctggcttaaaactcaacattcagaaaacaaagatcatgcaatctggtcccatcacttcatggcaaatagatggggagacaatggaaacagggagagacttcattttcctgggctccaaaattactgcagatggtgattgcagccatgaaagaaaaagatgcttgctcactggaagaaaagctgtgaccaacctagacagcatattacaaagaagagacatgacttagctgagaagggtccatctagtcaaagctatggtttttccagtagtcatgtacagatgtgagtgttggattaTAAAAAgaactgaatgccaaagaattgatgcttttgaactgtgttattcaaaaaaagagtcttgagagtcccttggactgcaaggaattccaaccaatccatccaaaaggaaatcagtcctgaatattcattggaaggactgttgctgaagctgaagctccagtactttgactacctggtgttaaaaactgactcatttgaaaagaccctgatgctgggaaagactgaaggcaggaggagaacgggacaacagaggatgagatggttggatggcctcactgactcgatggacatgggtttgaagaagctctggtagttggtgatggacagggaaccctggcttgctgcagtccatgaggtcacaaagaatcgggcatgactgagcgactgaactgaactgtactgaaactTTTAAAAGCCACACATTTTTTTCACCTACATGTTTGGCAATAGAAAGTTCAGATGTGTAGCTTCGAGTGAGAAACAAGAATAGGTTTGGAAGAAACTTGTTTGTAAACACACAAGTACACTGTAATGTTTCTATTCTCAGTACTACTGACATTCtcgattatttttattttagttattacaTGTTGGTCTGTGCCCTGGAGTATTAGTAGCATCCTTGGGTTCTACATACtgtagacatggaacaacagactggttccaaataggaaaaaggagtacgtcaatgccGGGGACCagcctggctgatccagggtattcgaagcagggacggcgtcggcgacctatttatttaaatattttatcaaagatataaagcgtaatagtatgaggatagctcagtaggaaaattcagtggagaaaagaggctcagtagcttggtttatgcgggagaccaataaaacttcaagacaagaagtttgcaccacttacgtaggccgcaggtgtccttctgttctcccgaaggagaggagacactgaggcctccccggttggatcttagaagcccaggcataattagcaagcatggcgggttccgcgctccagatggagactcagccagaatttgagagagagagcgacatggggagaccaagtttcggtgaacaaggcccgcactttattttccaaagtagttttaataccttaagttgtgcatagaggataatgggggaaggggtggagtcatgcaaggacagcagttcctggtcctaatcaaagccaggctttcaaacttatcatgtgcaaaagttcaggtgaattacatcatcttctggccaggaggcctgttaacattttaagaaacttatctttctctaaaggtgattattccaaagtcaggcaccagcccccaaaaaagcattggacaaagctgcattcctatagggcaaaggtgaggtgggctcaatcaagaaaagaattaactcaagggtccaaggttacaaacattgaggctactacttacatttctatacacccattatatcaatcaatacactgccaaggacacagtaggtaaggagtatggagacttagcagcaaacattggcccaataagtgaaaaacccttcaccaatacaatttctaatcaatcttttaactactcaaagggatctgtgtttagacagtttagaacatctcctgcctctcacagttgggaggctctgaacaatcacatgtggccggaaaaacctattcaggcaggctagaggatttctaaaggagtttgtaggttaaacactgtcacacccaggaattattaactggagctgtaagctaactctgttttgagagagaggtagtgggggacagccccccataaagtcagaggtgtaggtgaaagcacaaaacagaaagtaggcagactctggttttgggggtagatgctcaagaatttccagggggactcctgaggcttgatcccgcctttgcgtatgccgagcctccttcctcatgacctttgtcatgggcggaattcctcacactggctcccggcagtgatagaattccagttgagctattccagatcctgaaagatgatgctgtggaaagtgctgcactcaatgtgcaatatgccggctcccggcagatcAAGGCACAAGCaagctgtcaccctgcttatttaacttatatgcagagtacatcatgagaaacgctgggctggaggaagcacaagctggaatcaagattgcctggagaaatatcaataacctcagatatgcagatgacaccacccttatggcagagtgaagaagagctaaagaccctcttgttgaaagtgaaagaggagagtgaaaaagttgccttaaagctcaacattcagaaaactaagatcatggtatccggtctcatcacttcatggcaaatagatggggaaacagtagaaacagtgtcagacgttatctttttgggctccaaaatcactgtagatggtgattgcagccatgaaattaaaagacgcttactccttggaatgaaagttatgaccaacctgcacagcatattaaaaaggagacacagtactttgctaacaaaggtccatctagtcaaggatatggtttttccagtgctcatgtatggatgtgagagttggactgtgaagaaagctgagtgccgaagaattgatgcttttcaactgtggtgttggagaagactcttgagagtcccttggactgcaaggagataaagccagtccatcctaaaggaggtcagtcctgggtgttcagtggaaggactgatgttgaacctaaaactcaaatattttggctacctgatatgaagaactgactcatttgaaaagatcctgattctgtggaaaattgaaagcaggaggagaaggggatgacagaggatgagttggttggatagcatcactgactcagtggatatgaatctgggcaaactcagggagttggtgatggaaagggaggcctgacgtgctgcattccttggggttgcaaagagtcggacacaactgtgtgactgaactgaactgaactgatacaggtaTTTATGTATGAATCTCTCCTCTATCCATCCAATGAGCCTAGTTCTCAGTGAATTCATAATTTTATGTAGGAGTAACATAGTaggatttaaagaagaaatgaagtaattgTTTTTGTAGCCATGTGTtatgaaagttataaaataaggAAGGTTATTAGTGCTGTGAGAGTCAGGAAAGAGTTCTGAGAAGATGGGGCACTAGACATGAGGCTTGAGTAGGAACTGGCCAGTCAGATAAGGGAGTGGGAAACAAGTCTTTCTGTGCATTTATTACCACCAGTGGAGGTGTGTAATCACTAAGCAGATGTAGAGAGGAACActcagacttttctttttctcttcagatATTGAGAGCACAGCACATACTGCTTCCATAAGCAGGAAAGGGCCTGGCCAGGAGGAGCATATGGCAGTGAGCTCACTAGCAGAAGACTATGAAAACTTGGCTCTGACACTCAGTTGCTGTGTGATTTCAAGATAGTGACTTAatcactctgagcctcagcttctttcTCCCAACACTTGTTTGTCAAGACCCACTCTATTTATTTTAAGAGGATGTGAAAATTAATTGAGATAATGTGTAAAAAGACATTTTACAACATGCAATAGAGATGAActtgtttggttcagttcagttcagtcattcagttgtttccaactctttacaaccccatgaaccaggCCTCTTcaacgccaggactccctgtccatcaccaattcctggaacttacccaaactcatgtccattgagttggtgatgccatccaatcatctcatcctctgccatcctcttctcctccttccctcaattttctcagcatcagggtcttttcaaatgagtcagctcttcacatcaggtggctaaagtattggcgtttcagcttcaaaatcagtccttcaagtgaatatccaggactgatctcctttaggatggactggttggatctccttgcagtccaagggactctcaagagtcttctccaacaccacagttccaaagcatcaattcttctgcgctcagctttcttcacagtccaactctcacatccatacatgaccactggaaaaaccatagccttgatgagacagacttttgttggcaaagtactgtgtctcctttttaatattctgtctaggttggtcataactttcttccaagaaataagcgtcttataatttcatggctgcaatcaccatctgcagtgattttggagctccccccccccccaaattctgccactgtttctactgtttccccatctatttgtcatgaagtgacgAGACTGGATGcctggtcttagttttctgaatgttgagctttaagccaactttttcactctcctctttcactttcatctaaaagctctttagttcttcttcacgttctgccataagggtggtgtcatctgcatatcagaggttattgatattcctcccggtaatcttgattccagcttgtgcttcttccagcccagtgtttctcatgatgtactctacatataagtcaaataagcagggtgacaatatacagccttgacgtactcatcttcctatttggaaccagtctgttatttcatatatagttctaactgttgcttcctgacctgcatataagtttctcaagaggcaggtcaggtggtctggtattcccttctctttcagaattgtccacagtttattgtgacccacagtcaaaggatttggcatagtcaataaagcagaagtagatttttttctggaactctcttgctttttcgaggatccagtggatgttggcaattggatctctggttcctctgccttttctaaatccagcttgaacatctgaaagttcacggtttgCATATTGCTGaaaactggcttggagaatttt
The DNA window shown above is from Bos indicus isolate NIAB-ARS_2022 breed Sahiwal x Tharparkar chromosome 1, NIAB-ARS_B.indTharparkar_mat_pri_1.0, whole genome shotgun sequence and carries:
- the LOC139177627 gene encoding keratin-associated protein 21-1-like, which encodes MCCNYYGNSCGYGCGKSYSCGFSPYYGCGYGSRYGCGYGSGYGCGYGTGYGCGFGPYYGCGYGTRYGCGYGSGYGSYWPVCYRRCYSSCF